One stretch of Streptomyces agglomeratus DNA includes these proteins:
- a CDS encoding ISAs1 family transposase codes for MCRQSATVCLIKPPSRQQRELSDRAARLSALPDPRHRRGRRHTLASVLLTAACAVLAGARSYLAIGQWARHAPQDTLARLGFLARGPLGVRRPASPSTLRRVLVLVCPGGLADLLGHCPAGTQAVAVDGKSARSSRTDAAPAAHLLAAVTAAGRVVSQLRVPDKTNEISAFTALLAPFDLAGTVVTADALHTQREHAKWLVEVKKAHYLLVVKGNQPKLHAAIKALPWKEVTARRYDRERGHGRRETRSVRTLTVTGLHLDFPHVVQAVKILRHRTEIRTGRVTRQTLYAITDMTAREASPQRIGRLARSQWGIEAVHHVRDTTFAEDASKIRTGHGPENMATLRNLAINTLRDAGCRSIAAGLREVSYTPFTRPLDLLGLS; via the coding sequence ATGTGCCGCCAGTCTGCCACCGTCTGCCTGATCAAGCCGCCCTCGCGTCAGCAGCGTGAGCTGTCGGACAGGGCTGCCCGGTTGAGTGCTCTGCCCGATCCGCGTCACCGGCGCGGACGGCGGCACACCCTGGCCTCGGTCCTGCTGACCGCCGCCTGCGCGGTCCTGGCCGGCGCCCGCTCCTATCTGGCCATCGGGCAGTGGGCCCGCCACGCACCCCAAGACACCCTCGCCCGCCTGGGGTTTCTAGCGCGCGGGCCGCTCGGCGTGCGCCGGCCGGCCTCGCCTTCCACCCTGCGCCGGGTGCTGGTCCTGGTGTGTCCCGGCGGGCTCGCCGACCTGCTCGGCCACTGCCCGGCCGGCACGCAGGCAGTCGCGGTGGACGGCAAGAGCGCCCGTAGCTCGCGCACCGATGCCGCGCCCGCCGCCCACCTGCTGGCCGCCGTCACAGCCGCCGGTCGTGTCGTCAGCCAGTTGCGGGTGCCGGACAAAACCAACGAGATCTCCGCGTTCACCGCCCTGCTGGCCCCGTTCGACCTGGCCGGCACCGTGGTGACAGCCGATGCCCTGCACACCCAGCGCGAGCACGCGAAGTGGCTGGTAGAGGTGAAGAAGGCGCACTACCTGCTGGTGGTCAAGGGCAACCAGCCGAAACTGCACGCGGCGATCAAAGCCCTGCCCTGGAAGGAAGTGACCGCCCGCCGCTACGACCGCGAGCGCGGGCACGGGCGGCGCGAGACCCGCTCGGTGCGCACGCTCACCGTCACCGGCCTCCACCTGGACTTCCCGCACGTGGTCCAGGCAGTGAAGATCCTCCGGCATCGCACCGAGATACGGACCGGCCGCGTCACCCGGCAGACCCTCTACGCGATCACGGATATGACGGCACGTGAGGCATCGCCGCAGCGGATCGGCCGTCTCGCCAGATCCCAGTGGGGCATCGAGGCGGTGCACCACGTGAGGGACACGACGTTCGCCGAGGACGCCTCCAAGATCCGCACCGGGCACGGGCCGGAGAACATGGCCACACTGCGCAACCTCGCGATCAACACCCTTCGGGACGCCGGCTGCCGCAGCATCGCCGCAGGACTGCGGGAGGTCTCCTACACACCGTTCACCCGCCCACTGGACCTGCTCGGACTGTCCTGA
- a CDS encoding NUDIX domain-containing protein: protein MSGGQRHTEPVDVHLILRRESADGPQVLLSRRAGQVYAAGLWHLPSGHLDGPHEDVVTALIREAREETGVVIDPADVRSAVTVHHRSPGGASRTGHFFEVRRWKGEPEIAEPDICDAMDWAPLHALPAPMVAYCRAGLDAYSAGARLAVHFQLPGDRIAFDSGADRLRLVPDVTGQASAARPDAAVVEFAERSVGRIGHWTDTSWAREASRVWRVHGVQGGTWYVKVHQNERFHGREVRGLRGWARKLGAAAPWLVAADETLRAVVLTAVPGRPLHGTVLAPERERAVFQRIGVLARRIHQASPPRPAPAGSGPAVAKADRHLAGARSHLLPSDEEFVRDLVRQAKDLPPLEWVETHGDFQLRNILSTPDAADETDDLEVVVAVIDFERIVSA from the coding sequence GTGAGCGGCGGGCAGCGGCACACCGAGCCGGTGGACGTCCACCTGATCCTGCGCCGGGAGTCCGCCGACGGTCCGCAGGTGCTGCTGTCGCGGCGGGCCGGGCAGGTGTACGCCGCCGGCCTGTGGCATCTGCCGTCGGGGCATCTGGACGGTCCGCATGAGGACGTGGTCACCGCCCTGATCCGCGAGGCGCGGGAGGAGACCGGTGTCGTCATCGACCCGGCCGACGTGCGGTCCGCCGTGACCGTGCACCACCGCAGCCCCGGAGGCGCCAGTCGTACCGGGCACTTCTTCGAGGTCCGGCGGTGGAAGGGCGAGCCAGAGATCGCCGAGCCGGATATCTGCGACGCGATGGACTGGGCGCCCCTTCACGCCCTGCCCGCCCCAATGGTGGCGTACTGCCGTGCGGGCCTGGACGCCTACAGCGCCGGCGCACGGCTCGCCGTGCACTTCCAACTGCCCGGCGACAGAATCGCCTTCGACTCCGGCGCCGACCGGCTGCGCCTTGTGCCGGACGTGACCGGCCAGGCGTCCGCCGCCCGTCCCGACGCTGCGGTCGTGGAGTTCGCGGAGCGGTCGGTCGGCCGGATCGGGCACTGGACGGATACGTCGTGGGCGCGCGAGGCGAGCCGGGTGTGGCGGGTCCACGGCGTCCAGGGCGGCACCTGGTACGTGAAGGTCCACCAGAACGAGCGGTTCCACGGCAGGGAAGTGCGGGGGCTACGGGGTTGGGCGCGGAAGCTGGGGGCGGCCGCGCCGTGGCTGGTCGCCGCCGACGAGACCCTGCGGGCGGTGGTCCTCACCGCGGTGCCGGGCCGCCCGCTGCACGGCACCGTTCTGGCACCGGAGCGGGAGAGGGCGGTCTTCCAACGGATCGGCGTGCTGGCCCGCCGCATCCACCAGGCCTCTCCCCCACGGCCCGCTCCTGCCGGCAGCGGCCCGGCTGTCGCCAAGGCCGACCGGCACCTGGCCGGGGCGCGGTCTCATCTGCTCCCGAGCGATGAGGAGTTCGTCCGCGACCTCGTCCGGCAGGCCAAGGACCTGCCACCGCTGGAGTGGGTGGAGACCCACGGCGATTTCCAGCTCCGCAACATTCTCTCGACCCCTGACGCCGCCGACGAGACGGACGACCTTGAGGTCGTCGTGGCGGTAATCGACTTCGAGCGCATTGTCTCTGCTTAG
- a CDS encoding DUF6199 family natural product biosynthesis protein, producing MIIAFLCVFIVMGLVQVLKPQLLWRMNRPLQQPIVKDYDATEPSRAGYTMMRVTGAVFLAWAVWMLVTQAS from the coding sequence GTGATCATCGCATTCCTGTGCGTCTTCATAGTGATGGGCCTGGTTCAGGTGCTGAAGCCGCAGCTGCTGTGGAGGATGAACCGGCCGCTGCAGCAGCCGATCGTGAAGGACTACGACGCGACGGAGCCCTCACGCGCCGGGTACACGATGATGCGGGTGACCGGTGCCGTGTTCCTGGCCTGGGCGGTCTGGATGCTCGTCACCCAGGCCTCATGA
- a CDS encoding helicase associated domain-containing protein codes for MDVGRWLATQRRDWHLLHDGQRERLAKLGIGPAEKPAVPAQKAVRRGSGGAFERGVAALARYKAREGKVVVARGHVEDLPDGTSARLGVWLSNTRSRRAGLSEEQREQLAGLGLNWAAE; via the coding sequence ATGGACGTGGGCCGGTGGCTGGCCACCCAACGGCGCGACTGGCACCTGCTGCACGACGGGCAGCGCGAACGCCTGGCGAAGCTCGGGATCGGCCCTGCGGAAAAGCCGGCGGTCCCGGCCCAGAAGGCCGTACGGCGGGGCTCTGGCGGGGCGTTCGAGCGGGGCGTCGCCGCGCTCGCCCGGTACAAAGCACGGGAAGGCAAAGTCGTCGTTGCCCGGGGGCACGTCGAAGATCTTCCGGATGGAACGTCTGCTCGACTGGGGGTATGGCTGTCCAACACCCGCAGCAGGCGTGCGGGGCTAAGCGAGGAACAGCGCGAGCAGCTTGCCGGACTGGGACTCAACTGGGCAGCAGAGTAA
- a CDS encoding DUF6207 family protein, whose amino-acid sequence MSMEKIDEQHINEPGLVVLDISAADEATVHAVMADLGEWWATSGVTPVHREPGVPGVKARVYADIRRPGSMM is encoded by the coding sequence ATGAGCATGGAGAAGATCGACGAACAGCACATCAATGAGCCCGGCCTCGTCGTCCTGGACATCAGCGCCGCCGACGAGGCGACCGTCCACGCTGTCATGGCCGATCTCGGGGAATGGTGGGCCACCTCCGGCGTCACCCCGGTACACCGCGAGCCCGGCGTTCCGGGCGTGAAGGCCCGCGTGTACGCGGACATCCGACGCCCCGGATCGATGATGTAA
- a CDS encoding HNH endonuclease family protein: MIKSLKRALTAAALAVLPMISPPVYAAETLPLGAAVHQLETAAESREGYTRDKFRHWNTGQNPTDGCNTRNEGLIAEAVEPPTVGPGCKLTGGTWWSYYDATTVSGPSGLDIDHMVPLAEAWDSGASVWTAQRREAYANDLGAPTSLVGVTARSNRSKSDQDPGTWMPPAGEVHCQYAAEWTATKIRWNLSVDPQEQAELLDRAEQCLATEVHFEPAHRRNAHRPAPGGFGPQGRRRGRPTALSVAPGP, encoded by the coding sequence GTGATCAAAAGCCTGAAGCGAGCCCTCACGGCCGCAGCACTCGCCGTCCTTCCCATGATCTCTCCGCCGGTCTACGCCGCCGAGACTCTTCCTCTCGGCGCCGCGGTCCACCAGCTCGAGACCGCCGCCGAATCCCGCGAGGGGTACACGCGCGACAAGTTCCGCCACTGGAACACCGGACAGAATCCCACCGACGGCTGCAACACCCGCAACGAAGGTCTGATCGCGGAAGCGGTCGAGCCGCCGACCGTCGGCCCCGGCTGCAAGCTGACCGGCGGAACCTGGTGGTCGTACTACGACGCGACGACCGTGTCCGGCCCCTCGGGCCTGGACATCGACCACATGGTGCCCCTCGCCGAAGCCTGGGACTCCGGCGCTTCCGTATGGACCGCACAGCGCCGTGAGGCTTACGCCAACGACCTGGGCGCCCCGACCTCGCTGGTCGGCGTCACCGCCCGCTCGAACCGCAGCAAGTCCGACCAGGACCCCGGCACGTGGATGCCGCCGGCCGGTGAAGTCCACTGCCAGTACGCCGCGGAATGGACCGCTACCAAGATCCGCTGGAACCTGTCCGTCGACCCGCAGGAACAAGCCGAGCTGCTCGACCGGGCCGAGCAGTGCCTCGCCACGGAGGTCCACTTCGAGCCGGCCCATAGGAGGAACGCGCATCGCCCCGCCCCTGGTGGCTTTGGGCCCCAGGGGCGGCGGCGCGGCCGGCCAACGGCCCTATCCGTCGCACCGGGCCCCTGA
- a CDS encoding RNA polymerase sigma factor: protein MAGRRPCQQWRPRSQGTPGSLTLETGAHKTSARSRDLHGAESDAPSHAQDTVHAAQIPARQGKAGGWGGGPASRSPEIGEFEQFYREFMPRLVSYLGLSGGNSHLASEMAQEAMIELYKNWSTIENPKAWAFTVARRILFREKRKSSYVKEVLTAIDPEVAIPSKADEFTDSEYIWKALRELPSRQKQALSLKLQGFSTDEIAAFLDINSNTVRSSIRHARKALSEKLKPE from the coding sequence GTGGCTGGGCGGCGGCCGTGCCAGCAATGGCGACCCCGGTCGCAAGGGACCCCCGGGAGCCTGACCCTGGAAACCGGAGCGCACAAGACGTCAGCTCGGTCCCGGGATCTCCACGGGGCCGAGTCTGACGCACCGTCGCATGCGCAGGACACCGTTCACGCTGCCCAGATTCCCGCCCGGCAAGGCAAGGCCGGGGGGTGGGGCGGCGGCCCTGCGTCAAGAAGCCCGGAAATAGGCGAATTTGAGCAGTTCTATCGCGAATTCATGCCACGCCTTGTCTCGTATCTCGGACTCTCCGGGGGGAATTCGCACCTGGCGAGCGAAATGGCCCAAGAGGCAATGATTGAGCTGTACAAAAATTGGTCAACGATTGAAAATCCTAAGGCGTGGGCATTTACGGTAGCTCGAAGAATCCTCTTCCGGGAGAAGCGAAAAAGCTCATACGTCAAGGAAGTTCTTACTGCGATTGACCCCGAAGTTGCTATTCCTTCAAAAGCTGATGAATTTACGGACTCCGAGTACATCTGGAAGGCTCTGCGGGAACTTCCGTCTCGACAGAAGCAAGCCCTGTCATTGAAATTGCAAGGATTTAGTACCGACGAGATTGCCGCCTTTCTGGACATCAATAGTAATACCGTCAGGTCCTCCATAAGGCATGCTAGGAAAGCTCTGTCCGAAAAACTGAAACCTGAATGA
- a CDS encoding IS110 family transposase, whose product MTGTEAADTRDQVVVGGVDSHADTIHVAVVTDRGGHLTDAQFPTNAAGYAAAIAFLQAHGTVAAVGVEGTSSYGSGFTHAARQAGLAVVEVNRPDKAERRRIGKSDPIDAYAAARAVVSGRATSAPKDGAIVGIRALQTAARSAIKARTATLNQITHLLITAPDAIRAKYTALSGDKRVTTLARLRPASDPAHAPLLTALRTLAKRVQNLTEEHTTLTGELDQQVTILNPGLRAAYGVGPDTATQLLITAGANPARLRTEASFAALCGAAPVPASSGKTNRHRLSRGGDRAANAALYRIALVRMARCRRTREFVARQTGAGRTKKEIIRLLKRAIAREVFRLLTTQVQVPEIADLRPARQTKNITLTAAANHFGVWPAVISNIERGLRRDDAFADAYRQWLTAA is encoded by the coding sequence ATGACAGGCACAGAGGCGGCGGACACGAGGGACCAAGTCGTGGTCGGCGGGGTGGACTCGCACGCCGACACCATCCACGTCGCCGTGGTGACCGACCGGGGCGGGCACCTCACCGACGCCCAATTCCCCACCAATGCTGCCGGATACGCCGCCGCGATCGCCTTCCTGCAGGCCCACGGCACCGTCGCTGCCGTCGGCGTGGAGGGCACGTCCTCCTACGGCTCCGGCTTCACACACGCCGCCCGGCAGGCCGGCCTGGCCGTCGTCGAGGTCAACCGGCCCGACAAGGCCGAACGCCGCAGGATCGGCAAGTCCGACCCGATCGACGCCTACGCCGCGGCCCGCGCCGTCGTCTCCGGACGCGCGACCAGCGCTCCCAAGGACGGGGCCATCGTCGGGATACGCGCCCTGCAGACCGCCGCCCGCTCGGCGATCAAGGCTCGCACCGCGACGCTCAACCAGATCACGCACCTCCTGATCACCGCCCCCGACGCTATCCGCGCCAAGTACACCGCCCTGTCCGGTGACAAGCGCGTCACCACCCTCGCCCGGCTCCGGCCGGCCAGCGACCCCGCGCACGCCCCGCTCCTGACAGCCCTGCGCACGCTGGCCAAGCGTGTCCAGAACCTGACCGAGGAACACACGACCCTGACCGGGGAGCTCGACCAACAGGTCACCATCCTCAACCCCGGCCTGCGCGCCGCCTACGGGGTGGGCCCGGACACCGCCACCCAGCTGCTGATCACCGCTGGCGCGAACCCGGCCCGCCTTCGCACGGAGGCTTCCTTCGCTGCCCTGTGCGGCGCGGCGCCCGTCCCCGCGTCGAGCGGGAAGACGAACCGGCACCGGCTCTCCCGGGGCGGCGACCGGGCGGCCAACGCCGCTCTCTACCGCATCGCGCTCGTGAGGATGGCCCGATGCCGGCGCACCCGCGAGTTCGTCGCCCGACAGACCGGCGCCGGACGCACGAAGAAGGAGATCATCCGGCTGCTCAAACGCGCGATAGCCCGCGAGGTTTTCCGGCTCTTGACCACCCAGGTCCAAGTCCCCGAGATCGCGGACCTCCGTCCGGCCCGGCAGACGAAGAACATCACTCTCACCGCCGCCGCCAACCACTTCGGCGTGTGGCCCGCCGTCATCTCCAACATCGAACGCGGCCTCCGCCGCGACGACGCCTTCGCCGATGCCTACCGCCAGTGGCTCACTGCTGCTTGA
- a CDS encoding UDP-glucuronic acid decarboxylase family protein has translation MRVAVTGGGGFLGSHLCEALLRRGDSVVCLDNFSTGEPKNIAHLRENPAFEFIHSDVSVAADVPGRIDAVAHLASPASPPDYLRWPLETLAVGSRGTENVLRLALRHRARFVLASTSEVYGDPLVHPQDEEYWGNVNPVGPRSVYDEAKRFAEAVSVAYRRSLGVDVGILRIFNTYGPRMRPHDGRVVSSFITQALSSEPLTIYGDGKQTRSFCFVDDLVRGVVAMLDSSEDGPFNLGNPVERTVIELAELVLKITGSTSEVRYYPLPVDDPVRRRPLINRAQDRLGWYPDVDIEDGLRRTVEWFASRPQDVAVGAAAIRGGQQDGVPFAGPDNSTSLPVAATASQTAGPVH, from the coding sequence ATGCGCGTTGCCGTGACTGGTGGCGGTGGTTTTCTAGGATCACACCTGTGCGAGGCGCTCCTGCGGCGTGGGGATTCCGTCGTGTGCCTGGACAATTTCTCGACCGGTGAGCCGAAGAACATCGCACATCTGAGGGAGAATCCCGCCTTCGAATTCATCCATTCTGACGTCAGCGTCGCGGCGGACGTCCCGGGGCGGATCGATGCGGTTGCGCATCTCGCGAGTCCCGCGTCGCCGCCGGACTATCTCCGGTGGCCCCTGGAGACGCTGGCTGTGGGCAGCCGTGGAACCGAGAACGTCCTCCGGTTGGCGCTGCGCCACCGCGCGCGGTTCGTGCTTGCGTCGACGAGCGAGGTGTATGGCGATCCTCTAGTCCATCCGCAGGACGAGGAGTACTGGGGGAACGTCAATCCTGTCGGGCCGCGAAGTGTCTACGACGAGGCCAAGCGGTTCGCCGAGGCAGTTTCGGTTGCCTACCGGCGAAGCCTGGGCGTGGATGTCGGTATCCTGCGCATCTTCAACACCTACGGTCCGCGGATGCGCCCGCACGACGGTCGAGTGGTGTCCAGTTTCATTACGCAGGCGCTCAGTAGCGAGCCGTTGACGATCTACGGCGACGGGAAGCAGACGCGCAGTTTCTGCTTTGTGGATGACCTGGTCCGCGGGGTCGTCGCGATGCTCGACTCAAGTGAAGACGGGCCGTTCAATCTGGGCAATCCGGTGGAACGGACTGTCATCGAGCTCGCCGAACTCGTGCTGAAGATCACCGGTTCGACGTCGGAGGTGCGGTACTACCCGCTTCCCGTCGACGACCCGGTTCGTCGTCGCCCGCTGATCAATCGTGCCCAGGACCGGCTCGGCTGGTACCCGGACGTGGACATCGAGGACGGGTTGCGGCGGACTGTGGAGTGGTTCGCTTCCCGCCCTCAGGACGTGGCGGTTGGTGCGGCAGCGATCAGGGGCGGCCAGCAGGACGGCGTCCCGTTCGCCGGGCCGGACAACAGCACGTCGCTCCCTGTCGCTGCGACTGCCTCACAGACTGCGGGCCCCGTGCATTGA
- a CDS encoding glycosyltransferase family 2 protein encodes MTQAELGYAGHSDATDQLITAPAGPHEALSAQLLGLSDGNVVRIPSDGPEFGLPPRSLRIQASSFTTSLSPLDRVKVAALTAGWVVCLVWFWTWWLQPEHRISWVGLAVNSALLMYLALIPLHFLVAVLRLRRFNPEIEVPPVRAAFVVTRAPSEQWEMARATLRAMLAQDFAYSYHVWLCDEDPSQEILQWCEANGVRMSCRRGLPDYHRATWPRRTRCKEGNLAYFYDNWGYRDYDVVAQLDCDHVPHPTYLTEVVRPFADPAIGYVAAPSVCDTNAATSWSARGRLHREALFHGAVQLGHSGGLAPVCIGSHYAVRTRALRDIGGVGPELAEDFSTSFLINSAGWQGAFAIDAEAHGDGPITFAAMATQEFQWSRSLAVMLFGLVPRHLGRLRGWLRVRFLLALLFYPLLALTSTAGLALPPVAAVTGLAWINVNYFEFLGHFWAMSVWMAFMAVMMRRRGLLRPPDAPVLSWENWLFSLSRWPFVAWGVGAAVLQKLRPRTVVFKVTPKRRHGLEPLPLRLVAPHLLITATLSGAAIIGELTGPAAGYVFLCIIGALSYAVVTLAISGLHVVETARAAGVPAHRALVTARGPLLAGTAVLLPLAWAISMYPVYLAGLLNW; translated from the coding sequence ATGACGCAGGCCGAGCTAGGTTACGCAGGCCACTCTGACGCGACCGACCAACTGATCACCGCGCCCGCCGGTCCGCACGAAGCCCTGAGTGCCCAGCTCCTTGGCCTCTCGGACGGCAACGTCGTCCGAATCCCCTCCGACGGGCCGGAGTTCGGTCTTCCACCACGCTCCCTGCGGATTCAAGCCTCGAGCTTCACTACCTCGCTCTCCCCGCTCGACCGGGTGAAGGTGGCTGCGTTGACAGCCGGCTGGGTAGTGTGCCTGGTCTGGTTCTGGACATGGTGGCTGCAGCCCGAGCACCGGATCAGCTGGGTAGGGCTGGCTGTGAACAGCGCGCTGTTGATGTACCTGGCACTCATTCCCCTGCACTTCCTCGTCGCGGTCCTGCGCCTTCGCAGGTTCAATCCGGAGATCGAGGTGCCACCCGTGAGGGCCGCGTTCGTGGTGACCCGCGCCCCCTCCGAGCAATGGGAGATGGCCCGCGCCACGCTCCGGGCGATGCTGGCGCAGGACTTTGCGTACTCGTACCACGTGTGGCTCTGCGACGAGGACCCGTCTCAGGAGATCCTGCAGTGGTGCGAGGCGAACGGGGTGCGGATGTCGTGCCGGCGTGGCCTGCCGGACTACCACCGGGCCACGTGGCCCCGCCGGACGCGATGCAAGGAGGGCAACCTTGCATATTTCTACGACAACTGGGGGTACCGGGACTACGACGTCGTCGCCCAGCTCGACTGTGACCACGTGCCGCACCCGACGTACCTGACCGAGGTGGTCCGGCCGTTCGCCGACCCCGCGATCGGATACGTGGCCGCCCCGAGCGTGTGCGACACCAACGCCGCCACCTCGTGGTCGGCTCGAGGGCGTCTCCACCGGGAAGCACTGTTTCACGGCGCTGTCCAGCTCGGACACTCCGGAGGTCTGGCTCCCGTATGCATCGGCTCCCACTACGCAGTTCGCACTCGGGCTCTGCGGGACATCGGGGGAGTGGGCCCCGAGCTGGCCGAGGACTTCTCCACCAGCTTCCTCATCAACTCGGCAGGCTGGCAAGGGGCATTCGCCATTGATGCCGAGGCTCACGGCGACGGGCCGATCACCTTCGCCGCGATGGCGACACAGGAGTTCCAGTGGTCGCGAAGCCTGGCTGTGATGCTCTTCGGGCTGGTCCCTCGGCACCTGGGCCGCCTGCGCGGGTGGCTGCGGGTCAGGTTCCTCCTCGCATTGTTGTTCTATCCGCTCCTCGCGCTGACGTCGACGGCCGGACTCGCGCTGCCTCCCGTGGCAGCAGTCACCGGACTGGCATGGATCAACGTGAACTACTTCGAATTCCTCGGCCACTTCTGGGCGATGTCCGTATGGATGGCATTCATGGCCGTGATGATGCGTCGGCGCGGCCTGTTGCGGCCACCGGACGCACCAGTGCTGAGCTGGGAGAACTGGCTGTTCAGTCTGTCCCGCTGGCCGTTCGTCGCTTGGGGGGTGGGCGCAGCCGTACTGCAGAAGCTCCGTCCCCGGACGGTCGTCTTCAAGGTCACGCCGAAAAGACGTCACGGTCTGGAACCCCTGCCTTTGCGGCTCGTGGCGCCACATCTCCTCATCACAGCGACACTGTCAGGTGCGGCCATCATCGGAGAGCTCACCGGGCCTGCGGCGGGATATGTCTTCCTGTGCATTATCGGCGCCCTGTCGTACGCGGTGGTCACGCTTGCGATTAGCGGACTGCATGTCGTCGAGACGGCCAGAGCGGCTGGAGTGCCCGCGCACCGCGCGCTGGTGACGGCCCGCGGGCCGCTCCTCGCCGGCACCGCGGTGCTCCTTCCGCTCGCGTGGGCCATCTCGATGTACCCGGTCTACCTGGCAGGCCTACTCAACTGGTGA
- the galE gene encoding UDP-glucose 4-epimerase GalE, giving the protein MSATVLVTGGAGFIGSHTCVELLDHGYDVVVVDDHSNSSPQALERVAAIAGRPVAATYEIDLRDRRALSRVFDTHAFDAVIHFAAKKAVGESVENPVEYYDTNVGGTTTLLSAMRTHDVNRLVFSSSCSIYGDAAKEPLTEQDPAGPTNPYATTKWLCEQVLADTCRHLPDMRVLALRYFNPVGAHPTGLLGEDPRGVPNNVMPYLAQIAIGRLRRLRVFGDDYPTADGTGVRDYIHVMDVAEGHRAALEHLGDANGMRTFNLGTGVGTSVLQLVAAFADACGREIPYEIVARRPGDVAALVADPSAVARAWSWATTRDLATMCRDAWRFQEQNPSGYPRLTHLESSEVLQTGAPACG; this is encoded by the coding sequence ATGTCTGCAACGGTCCTGGTGACCGGCGGTGCCGGATTCATCGGCAGCCACACCTGCGTCGAGCTGCTCGATCACGGCTACGACGTGGTCGTTGTCGATGACCACTCCAACAGCTCGCCCCAGGCCCTGGAGCGCGTTGCGGCGATCGCCGGCCGACCGGTCGCCGCGACCTACGAGATTGACCTGCGCGACCGGCGCGCACTGTCCAGGGTGTTCGACACCCATGCCTTCGACGCGGTCATCCACTTCGCCGCGAAGAAGGCGGTAGGCGAATCCGTGGAGAATCCGGTCGAGTACTACGACACCAACGTCGGTGGCACTACCACACTTCTTTCGGCGATGCGCACGCACGACGTGAACCGGCTGGTCTTCTCGTCATCCTGCTCGATCTACGGCGATGCCGCCAAGGAGCCGTTGACCGAGCAGGACCCGGCAGGCCCCACCAACCCGTACGCCACGACGAAGTGGCTCTGCGAGCAGGTGCTGGCCGATACCTGTCGGCACCTGCCGGACATGCGCGTCCTGGCGCTGCGGTACTTCAATCCGGTCGGCGCTCACCCAACCGGGCTGTTGGGCGAGGACCCCCGGGGCGTGCCCAACAACGTCATGCCGTACCTGGCCCAGATCGCGATCGGGCGACTGCGCCGGCTCAGGGTCTTCGGCGACGACTACCCCACTGCGGACGGCACCGGAGTCCGCGATTACATCCACGTCATGGACGTTGCCGAGGGGCACAGGGCCGCGCTCGAACATCTCGGTGATGCGAACGGAATGCGCACGTTCAATCTCGGCACCGGGGTGGGCACCTCCGTCCTCCAACTCGTGGCAGCCTTCGCCGACGCGTGCGGCCGGGAGATCCCCTACGAGATCGTCGCGCGCAGGCCGGGTGACGTGGCCGCGCTTGTCGCTGATCCGAGCGCCGTGGCCCGGGCCTGGAGCTGGGCCACGACGCGCGATCTCGCCACGATGTGCCGCGACGCGTGGCGATTCCAGGAGCAGAACCCGTCGGGCTATCCCAGACTGACTCATCTGGAGTCGTCTGAAGTTCTTCAGACAGGAGCCCCAGCATGCGGTTGA